A genomic region of Leptospira barantonii contains the following coding sequences:
- a CDS encoding branched-chain amino acid transaminase has translation MAESIKKLSYFEGKILPESEAKISIQTHALQYGTTVFGGLRGYYDKDTDNIYLFRILDHYQRLINSTRIMQLKLDKTKEELRDITLDLIRQCGYKENIYLRPFVYTSALQLSPRFHDVPTELAIYILQLNDYLDTKRGLKTMVSSWRRFDDAVIPTLSKVSGGYVNSALAKSEAVQNGFDEAIFLDSRGFVSEGSAENIFLVRDGKIITPGINSSLLEGITRRSVLQIARDNGIEVIERDISRSELYISDEVFFSGTGVQIAWVSEIDHRKVGNAEMGPITKKIQSLFFNLVINKDEKYRHWLTPVY, from the coding sequence ATGGCTGAATCCATCAAGAAACTATCCTATTTCGAAGGAAAAATCCTTCCAGAATCCGAAGCAAAGATCAGCATCCAAACACACGCGCTTCAATATGGAACCACAGTCTTCGGCGGACTTCGCGGTTACTACGATAAAGACACCGATAACATCTACCTCTTCCGTATCTTAGACCATTATCAAAGACTCATTAACTCGACTCGCATCATGCAGTTGAAACTCGATAAGACAAAAGAAGAATTGAGAGACATAACCCTCGACTTGATTCGTCAGTGTGGTTATAAAGAAAACATTTATCTTCGTCCTTTTGTTTATACATCTGCGCTTCAACTTTCACCTCGCTTTCACGACGTTCCTACCGAACTCGCAATTTACATTCTTCAATTGAACGACTACTTGGATACGAAGCGCGGACTGAAGACGATGGTTTCCAGCTGGAGAAGATTCGACGACGCAGTCATCCCGACCTTGTCCAAAGTTTCAGGCGGTTACGTGAATTCGGCTCTTGCAAAATCGGAAGCGGTTCAAAACGGATTCGATGAAGCGATCTTCTTGGACTCAAGAGGATTTGTAAGCGAAGGTTCGGCGGAGAATATTTTCTTAGTCCGAGACGGAAAGATCATCACACCCGGAATCAATTCTTCTTTGTTGGAAGGAATTACAAGAAGAAGCGTTCTTCAAATCGCAAGAGACAACGGAATCGAAGTGATCGAAAGAGATATCTCCAGAAGCGAACTCTATATCTCCGATGAAGTTTTCTTTTCGGGAACCGGAGTTCAGATCGCATGGGTTTCCGAGATCGATCATAGAAAAGTCGGCAACGCAGAGATGGGGCCGATCACCAAAAAGATTCAAAGTCTCTTTTTCAACTTAGTGATCAACAAAGACGAAAAATACAGACACTGGTTGACTCCGGTTTATTGA